Part of the Caulifigura coniformis genome, ATCATGCGATGGAACTGGGTGGCGAATGGAAGACCGGCAGGCTCCATCACGAATTGATCTCCCTGCACCCACCACCGGATTTCGCCGTCGTAGTACAGCCCTCCAGGATGGTGCCACGCGACGTAGTGCTCGCCGGTCCCGTCGGGGTTCAGCCTGAAACCCTGATCCAGGCGCGGACCAACCCACCTGATGCCCCATTGACCGACAAACTCAGGAGGATGAGTTCTTCTAAAGCGAAGAGAAATCACGCCGGCGGCGATGGCCAGGAGCGCAAACAGCGTCAGGCAGCGACGTGAAAACCGAAGGCGAGCACCCGAGGGCTGAAGCTCCGTCGCCGGCTTCGCTTCGTTCATCGCTCCCTCGTCATCGAGAGCTGGCGACTGTCCTCACCGTCCGTCGCGGAGCCGGTCGCCCAGGAAGTTGTCCAGCTCGGGGATCGCGTAGATCTTGGCGATCGTCTTTTCGAAGTCGTAGGGAATGCGGCGGTACTGGATGACGGGGCCGCCGGCCGATGCTCCGACCGTTGCGGTCCCGGCGGGAGGGGTGTCCGCAAGATCGCTTCCCCCCGGCCCACTCGCGGCCGCTTTGACGGCGCTGGCCATGTTGGGGTGGATCACCACGTAGCAGGCGCGATTGTCGGTGTCGCGCGGCTGGCCGACGGAGCCGACGTTGACGAGCGTCTTGCGGTCAGTGAACTCGTAGCGATAGTCGAACTCATCGGGCGACTGGAAGGTGCTCTCTTCGGTGAACACTCCCGGGATGTGGGTGTGCCCCTGAAAGCAGTAGTGCTCGACCAGGCCGAAGATGCGTTCCATCTTGCGCTGGTTGTAGATGTCTTCCGGGAAGACATATTCATTGAGCGGGTTGCGGGCCGAGCCATGAACGAAGAGGAATTGTTCCTCTTTCCGCATGCGGGGGAGCTCGCCGAGATACTCCCAGCGGCGCTCGTTGCCGGGCCCTGATTCGAGCATGTGACGGGTCCAGAAAATGGACCGTTCGGCGGCGGCGTTGAAACCTTCCGGGTCGAACAATGCCGCCTGATCGTGGTTGCCGAGGATGGTGACCTGGCAGTTTTTCATGACCAGGTCGATGCACTCGCGAGGATTGGGCCCATAGCCAATCACGTCGCCAAGGCAATAGATCTCCTTGATCCCCTGGCTCGAGATATCGCTCAGCACGGCCTCGAGAGCTTCGAGGTTTCCGTGGATATCGCTGATGACCGCTCTCACGATGTCCGCGCCGTGCAGAATGAGGTGGATGAGTTTGTCGTAAACCCTTGCCGTAGACCCAGTGTACGGCAGGTTTTCGAAGAGGGTCAAGGAGCGGGAATTTGAGTCGGAAATCGCATCCCGGGCGACCGTTCGGCTGGAAGGCTACCGCGGGAGCGACGCGGGTGTTCGCCGAATCCTGCCATCCGGCGGATGACATCACCGAACCGGGCCGGTGTTTCGTGAAATGCCGACTACAGCGATCCGAGGTTGCCGACTATAGTGACTATGACCTTTCAGGAGAGGGGGCCGATGTCACCCGCCCCTCAGTCGGGAGATGAACTGCTGTTCGGCGCCGCGGCCGTGATGGAGCCGGCAGCTGCCGCTCCGTTGACACGTTCAGCCCGCCGGCGGTTGAAAGAAGCGAAAGCCGAACGCCGCGCGAATGCGGCCGACGATGATCTGGCTGACGATCGCGAGACGCTCAAAAGCGGCTGGATCGCGATGGGGTTTTCGCTCGCCGTCCACGCATTCCTGCTGGCGGTCCTTGCCGTTCTCGTCGTGCAGGGCGCCTCGATTCGCTCCGACGAGACGGTGATCATTGATGGGAACCTGGGAGGCGGAGGCGGAAACGCCGGCCTGGGGGATCCGGTTTCGCTGAGTCTCGAGCCTTTGCTGCCGGCCGCCGGTGAGAACGCCTCGAGTGCGATGGCGACTGTCGACTCGGTGGCGATGGCTGCAACGCGCGGGCATCCGTTTGGCACTCCGGGCGGCGCTCAGGAAACGGGCCTCGGCGGAGGCCGCGGAGACGGATTCGGCGGTGGTGAGGGGGATGGATTCCTGCGGCTCCCGCGTGGGGCGGTGACGGCCGGGAGTTTCGCGGCGTGGACCGTGCCACAAGGGATCGACAACAACGGCCGTCGGATTCGCGAACGCGACGGGAAACCAGGCGAGCCGGGGGAATCGCCACTGGAAGGCGAGGTCTACTTCATCGTCATCCGGATCAAGCTCCCCGCGAACCGGTCGACGTATTCGCTTT contains:
- a CDS encoding metallophosphoesterase family protein; amino-acid sequence: MVRAVISDIHGNLEALEAVLSDISSQGIKEIYCLGDVIGYGPNPRECIDLVMKNCQVTILGNHDQAALFDPEGFNAAAERSIFWTRHMLESGPGNERRWEYLGELPRMRKEEQFLFVHGSARNPLNEYVFPEDIYNQRKMERIFGLVEHYCFQGHTHIPGVFTEESTFQSPDEFDYRYEFTDRKTLVNVGSVGQPRDTDNRACYVVIHPNMASAVKAAASGPGGSDLADTPPAGTATVGASAGGPVIQYRRIPYDFEKTIAKIYAIPELDNFLGDRLRDGR